In Myxococcus stipitatus, the following are encoded in one genomic region:
- a CDS encoding class II glutamine amidotransferase — MHRSLVTQKNSLLIQSREHKDGWGIAAYGAAAMPLVAHGVEPAHSDPDFERVSSGVSAHTVVAHIRLASVGAVELRNSHPFNHGRWTFVHNGTVRDFAKHHARIEALICPTLRAGIQGTTDSERCFYLFLTRLAARHPIGQPVPVEGVARALAETMSLVSAITDTTETNQRSAMNFLVTDGEVMVASRRNRTLFVSLGDTSSAAALPSPGTKLEQLIVSSEALCGGPHWTPVAEEDVIGVDASLVFHHWRVPQLAGDVVPPPTPGPTRHAA, encoded by the coding sequence GTGCACCGCTCGCTGGTGACGCAGAAGAACTCGCTCCTCATCCAGTCGCGTGAGCACAAGGATGGCTGGGGCATCGCCGCATATGGCGCCGCGGCGATGCCACTCGTCGCGCACGGTGTGGAGCCCGCCCACAGCGACCCTGATTTCGAGCGAGTGAGCAGCGGTGTTTCCGCGCACACGGTGGTGGCGCACATCCGGCTCGCGTCGGTGGGCGCGGTGGAGCTGCGCAACTCACACCCGTTCAACCATGGCCGGTGGACCTTCGTTCACAACGGCACGGTGCGCGACTTCGCCAAGCACCACGCGAGAATCGAAGCGCTCATCTGCCCCACCCTTCGCGCGGGCATCCAGGGCACCACGGACAGCGAGCGCTGCTTCTACCTCTTCCTCACGAGGCTGGCGGCGCGGCATCCCATCGGCCAGCCCGTCCCCGTGGAGGGAGTCGCCCGAGCGCTCGCGGAGACCATGAGCCTGGTCTCCGCCATCACCGACACCACGGAGACGAACCAGCGCTCCGCGATGAACTTCCTCGTCACGGACGGCGAGGTGATGGTGGCCTCGCGGCGCAACCGCACCCTCTTCGTCTCGCTGGGCGACACGTCCAGTGCGGCGGCGCTGCCCTCTCCGGGCACGAAGCTGGAGCAGCTCATCGTCTCCAGCGAGGCGCTGTGCGGCGGCCCGCATTGGACGCCCGTCGCCGAAGAGGACGTCATCGGCGTGGACGCAAGCCTCGTCTTCCACCACTGGCGCGTGCCGCAGCTGGCCGGAGATGTCGTTCCACCGCCGACGCCCGGCCCCACGCGCCACGCGGCCTGA
- the folP gene encoding dihydropteroate synthase, translating into MIRARPICVDRPEDLTLALRRMGLPTPAREYLLEKVPHAQVLLTGVPREVGAFLQGLHERALVPGREEHPAWVSGDIRSRPGTGLLSGRREQFERLIALARSQHDAALVALAEALTRVLDAGKAPEPWVLGDRVFHWGSRTHVMGVVNVTPDSFSDGGRYLGVDAAIAHGLALVEAGADFLDIGGESTRPGSSGVSAAEEVARVLPVIEGLRARTSVPLSVDTTKAAVAHEVLGAGVQLINDITGFRSDPELPRVVAEANAACCLMHIQGTPGTMQQAPRYEDLVDEVLDFLEGSVALATAAGIPRERILLDPGIGFGKTFDHNLYLLRRLGELRVPGLPLLVGTSRKGFLGALTGGKPAGERLAATLGSVAAMAVLGGADVVRVHDVAEARDALVVADAIRTAMDGGALR; encoded by the coding sequence ATGATTCGTGCCCGCCCCATCTGCGTCGACCGTCCGGAGGACCTGACGCTGGCCCTGCGCCGCATGGGCCTGCCCACGCCGGCACGCGAGTACCTGCTGGAGAAGGTGCCCCACGCGCAGGTGCTCCTCACCGGGGTTCCCCGGGAGGTGGGCGCGTTTCTCCAAGGGCTCCATGAGCGGGCGCTCGTGCCCGGCCGGGAGGAGCATCCGGCGTGGGTCTCCGGGGATATCCGCTCGCGTCCAGGCACCGGGCTGCTGTCCGGGCGCCGTGAGCAGTTCGAGCGGCTCATCGCCCTGGCGCGCTCGCAGCACGACGCGGCGTTGGTGGCGCTGGCGGAGGCGCTGACCCGGGTGCTGGACGCGGGGAAGGCCCCGGAGCCTTGGGTGCTGGGGGACCGGGTCTTCCACTGGGGCTCACGCACCCATGTGATGGGCGTGGTCAACGTGACGCCGGACAGCTTCTCCGATGGCGGCCGCTACCTGGGCGTGGACGCGGCCATCGCGCACGGCCTCGCGTTGGTGGAGGCGGGCGCGGACTTCCTGGACATCGGTGGTGAGTCCACGCGGCCGGGCTCCTCGGGCGTGTCCGCCGCGGAGGAGGTGGCCCGGGTGCTGCCCGTCATCGAGGGCCTGCGCGCGAGGACCTCCGTCCCGCTGTCCGTGGACACGACGAAGGCGGCTGTCGCGCACGAGGTGCTGGGCGCGGGCGTGCAGCTCATCAACGACATCACCGGCTTCCGCTCGGACCCGGAGCTGCCCCGGGTGGTGGCCGAGGCCAACGCCGCCTGCTGCCTGATGCACATCCAGGGGACCCCGGGCACGATGCAGCAGGCACCTCGGTACGAGGACCTGGTGGACGAGGTGCTCGACTTCCTGGAGGGCTCCGTGGCGCTCGCCACGGCGGCGGGCATTCCCCGGGAACGCATCCTGTTGGACCCGGGGATTGGCTTCGGCAAGACGTTCGACCACAACCTCTACCTGCTTCGGCGCCTGGGGGAGCTGCGCGTGCCGGGGCTGCCGCTGCTCGTGGGGACCAGCCGCAAGGGCTTCCTGGGGGCGCTGACCGGGGGCAAACCGGCGGGCGAGCGGCTGGCGGCGACGCTGGGCTCCGTGGCCGCGATGGCCGTGTTGGGGGGCGCGGACGTCGTCCGTGTCCACGACGTGGCGGAGGCCCGCGACGCGCTGGTGGTCGCGGATGCGATTCGCACCGCCATGGATGGGGGGGCCCTCAGGTGA
- the glmM gene encoding phosphoglucosamine mutase, translating to MAYRMNMAPKEERASQKLFGTDGVRGKANVHPMTAEVAMQLGRALAYLIRNGPHRHRVIVGKDTRLSGYMLEQALAAGLTSMGVDVELVGPLPTPGISNITTSMRADAGAVISASHNPYEDNGIKFFWRDGFKLPDETEAKIEELLSTGAIDSIRPTATKIGRAFRMEDARGRYIVFLKATFPRELTLEGMTIVVDCANGAAYKTAPAVLEELGAKVITLGVSPDGKNINHKCGALHPENLARTVLKHGAHLGIALDGDADRLIVVDEKGKVVDGDAIMAICTGELVARKQLKKKVLVSTVMSNVGLERAVARWGVKVVRTRVGDRNVVEEMRRNGYNLGGEQSGHLIFLDHTTTGDGTLAALQLLAVMCRAGKPLSELASIFEPVPQTLINVVVKQKKELGELPDVMKVIKGVEQKLGTSGRVLVRFSGTEPKARVLVEGVDAARNEAYAKDIAEVLAKALNR from the coding sequence ATGGCGTACAGGATGAACATGGCTCCCAAGGAGGAGCGCGCATCGCAGAAGCTGTTCGGTACGGACGGTGTTCGCGGCAAGGCGAACGTCCACCCGATGACAGCCGAAGTGGCGATGCAGCTCGGACGGGCGCTCGCGTACCTCATCCGCAATGGTCCCCACCGTCACCGCGTCATCGTCGGCAAGGACACGCGGCTGTCCGGCTACATGCTGGAGCAGGCCCTGGCCGCGGGGTTGACGTCCATGGGCGTCGACGTGGAGCTGGTCGGGCCGCTGCCGACGCCGGGCATCTCCAACATCACCACGTCCATGCGCGCGGACGCGGGCGCGGTCATCTCCGCGTCCCACAACCCGTACGAGGACAACGGCATCAAGTTCTTCTGGCGCGACGGCTTCAAGCTGCCGGATGAGACGGAAGCCAAGATTGAAGAGCTCCTGTCCACGGGCGCCATCGACTCCATCCGCCCCACGGCGACGAAGATTGGCCGCGCGTTCCGCATGGAGGACGCCCGGGGCCGCTACATCGTGTTCCTCAAGGCGACCTTCCCGCGCGAGCTGACGCTGGAGGGGATGACCATCGTCGTCGACTGCGCCAACGGCGCGGCCTACAAGACGGCGCCCGCGGTGCTGGAGGAGCTGGGCGCGAAGGTCATCACGCTGGGCGTCTCGCCGGACGGCAAGAACATCAACCACAAGTGTGGCGCGCTGCACCCGGAGAACCTGGCGCGCACGGTGCTCAAGCACGGCGCGCACCTGGGCATCGCGCTGGACGGCGACGCCGACCGCCTCATCGTCGTGGACGAGAAGGGCAAGGTGGTGGACGGCGACGCCATCATGGCCATCTGCACCGGTGAGCTGGTGGCCCGCAAGCAGCTCAAGAAGAAGGTGCTGGTCTCCACGGTGATGAGCAACGTGGGCCTGGAGCGCGCGGTGGCGCGCTGGGGCGTGAAGGTGGTCCGCACGCGCGTGGGCGACCGCAACGTCGTCGAGGAGATGCGCCGCAACGGCTACAACCTGGGCGGCGAGCAGAGCGGCCACCTCATCTTCCTGGACCACACCACGACGGGCGACGGCACGCTGGCGGCGCTCCAACTGCTCGCGGTGATGTGCCGCGCGGGCAAGCCGTTGAGCGAGCTGGCCTCCATCTTCGAGCCCGTCCCCCAGACGTTGATCAACGTCGTGGTGAAGCAGAAGAAGGAGCTGGGCGAGCTGCCGGACGTGATGAAGGTCATCAAGGGCGTGGAGCAGAAGTTGGGCACGTCCGGCCGGGTGCTGGTGCGCTTCTCCGGCACGGAGCCCAAGGCGCGGGTCCTCGTCGAGGGCGTGGACGCCGCGCGCAACGAGGCCTACGCGAAGGACATCGCCGAGGTGCTGGCGAAGGCGCTCAACCGCTAG
- the ftsH gene encoding ATP-dependent zinc metalloprotease FtsH yields the protein MRSTYKTIGLWVILIVLFVAFYNFFSQSNDPVQEPSFTQLLTKVEEKKVKEVAVKGNTYSGKFVDTSEKFRTTGPAPDAAMLNQLRNNGVDVKYEREEQNSLWLTILGQWMPVVFLFLFFIFFMRQLQGGSGKAMTFGKSKAKLLSESHNKVTFADVAGVDECKEELEEIVAFLKDPKKFTKLGGRIPKGVLMMGPPGTGKTLLARAVAGEAGVPFFSISGSDFVEMFVGVGASRVRDLFEQGKKNAPCIIFIDEIDAVGRHRGAGLGGGHDEREQTLNQLLVEMDGFESNDGVILIAATNRPDVLDPALQRPGRFDRRIVVPRPDLKGRLGVLKVHTRRVPLAPEVDLEVIARGTPGMTGADLENLVNESALMAARQNKERVDLSDFENAKDKVFMGPERRSMIMTEKEKRNTAVHEAGHALLAKLLPGCDPLHKVTIIPRGQALGVTWSLPTEDKVNGYKKQMLDQISMAMGGRIAEELLFNEMSSGAANDIERATETARAMVCRWGMSEKLGPLAFGKSDGEVFLGRDFNSSKDYSEDTARQIDAEVRSIVVGCYERGKNLLTENMEALKRVSDALVEYETLDAEDVNILLQGGQLTRERPPPRVNAPPKATEKKDKRKILDALEGLPKMEPNKA from the coding sequence GTGCGTTCGACTTACAAGACCATCGGGCTCTGGGTCATCCTGATCGTCCTCTTCGTCGCCTTCTACAACTTCTTCTCGCAAAGCAACGATCCGGTCCAGGAGCCGTCGTTCACGCAGCTCCTGACCAAGGTGGAGGAGAAGAAGGTCAAGGAGGTGGCGGTCAAGGGCAACACCTATTCCGGCAAGTTCGTCGACACGAGCGAGAAGTTTCGCACGACGGGGCCGGCGCCTGACGCGGCGATGCTGAACCAGCTCCGCAACAACGGAGTGGACGTCAAGTACGAGCGGGAGGAGCAGAACAGCCTATGGCTGACCATCCTGGGCCAGTGGATGCCCGTGGTCTTCCTGTTCCTCTTCTTCATCTTCTTCATGCGCCAGCTCCAGGGCGGCAGCGGCAAGGCGATGACCTTCGGCAAGTCGAAGGCCAAGCTCCTGAGCGAGAGCCACAACAAGGTCACCTTCGCGGACGTGGCCGGCGTGGACGAGTGCAAGGAAGAGCTCGAGGAGATCGTCGCCTTCCTGAAGGACCCCAAGAAGTTCACCAAGCTGGGCGGCCGCATCCCCAAGGGCGTGCTGATGATGGGCCCGCCGGGGACCGGCAAGACGCTGCTGGCGCGCGCGGTGGCCGGCGAGGCCGGTGTGCCGTTCTTCTCCATCTCCGGCTCGGACTTCGTGGAGATGTTCGTGGGCGTCGGCGCCAGCCGCGTTCGCGACCTGTTCGAGCAGGGCAAGAAGAACGCCCCCTGCATCATCTTCATCGACGAGATTGACGCCGTGGGCCGCCACCGTGGCGCGGGCCTGGGCGGCGGTCACGACGAGCGCGAGCAGACGCTCAACCAGCTGCTCGTGGAGATGGACGGCTTCGAGTCCAACGATGGCGTCATCCTCATCGCGGCGACGAACCGTCCGGACGTGCTGGACCCCGCGCTGCAGCGTCCTGGCCGCTTCGACCGGCGCATCGTGGTGCCGCGTCCGGACCTGAAGGGCCGCCTGGGCGTGCTGAAGGTGCACACCCGCCGCGTGCCGCTGGCGCCGGAAGTCGACCTGGAGGTCATCGCCCGCGGAACGCCGGGCATGACGGGCGCGGACCTGGAGAACCTGGTGAACGAGTCGGCGCTGATGGCCGCGCGGCAGAACAAGGAGCGCGTGGACCTGAGCGACTTCGAGAACGCCAAGGACAAGGTCTTCATGGGGCCGGAGCGCCGGTCCATGATCATGACCGAGAAGGAGAAGCGGAACACGGCGGTGCACGAGGCGGGGCACGCGCTGCTCGCCAAGCTGTTGCCCGGCTGCGACCCGCTCCACAAGGTCACCATCATCCCGCGTGGCCAGGCGCTGGGCGTCACCTGGAGCCTGCCCACCGAGGACAAGGTCAACGGGTACAAGAAGCAGATGCTGGACCAGATCTCCATGGCCATGGGTGGCCGTATCGCCGAGGAGCTGCTCTTCAACGAGATGAGCAGCGGCGCGGCGAACGACATCGAGCGGGCCACCGAGACGGCGCGCGCCATGGTGTGCCGCTGGGGCATGAGCGAGAAGCTGGGGCCCCTGGCGTTCGGCAAGAGCGACGGCGAGGTGTTCCTGGGCCGCGACTTCAACTCGTCCAAGGACTACTCCGAGGACACCGCGCGGCAGATTGACGCCGAGGTCCGCAGCATCGTCGTGGGCTGCTACGAGCGAGGCAAGAACCTCCTCACGGAGAACATGGAGGCGCTCAAGCGCGTCTCCGACGCCCTGGTCGAGTACGAGACGCTCGACGCCGAGGACGTGAACATCCTCCTGCAGGGGGGCCAGCTCACCCGTGAGCGTCCGCCCCCGCGCGTGAATGCGCCCCCGAAGGCGACGGAGAAGAAGGACAAGCGGAAGATCCTCGACGCGCTCGAGGGGCTCCCGAAGATGGAGCCGAACAAGGCGTAG
- a CDS encoding NAD(P)H-hydrate dehydratase produces MLRVLTAAQMRQAEQAAEQRHGMPSALLMENAGRGLAEVARSLAGPSGRFVVVCGPGNNGGDGLVAARFLLEGGARVSVTLVGDPAKLTPEARRNLEALKGFGGTSRTLESLEAPGAGDVVVDALFGTGLSRAPAGAFAEAISAIHRWRQAGAKVVAADVPSGLQSDTGEAFSPCVEADATVAFGFLKPGQVLEPGASLCGRVRRVDIGMGGASAREVSGPALFVVEESDARATLPVRKPDTHKGTYGHVLVVAGGRGKTGAAALVAKAALRTGAGLVTVATRGDALEAVQAHSAEIMGIPLEAAGPLGMGDLEALLTAAEGKDALVMGPGIPRGPGTGTLIGELLSRLEIPAVLDADALNAVADDLSVLRRAKAPVVLTPHPGEMARLTGKSTREVQAHRMEVVGRMASETGATVVLKGDRTLTAHPDGRVFINTTGNPGMATGGSGDVLSGVCGAMLAQGFPVPDAVWTAVFAHGLAGDLAAARRGQLGLVAGDLIEQGLCELWVRWGR; encoded by the coding sequence ATGTTGCGCGTCCTCACCGCCGCCCAGATGCGTCAGGCCGAACAGGCCGCCGAGCAGCGCCATGGAATGCCTTCCGCCCTGCTGATGGAGAACGCGGGGCGGGGACTCGCGGAGGTCGCGCGAAGCCTCGCGGGGCCATCGGGCCGCTTCGTGGTGGTGTGCGGTCCGGGCAACAACGGCGGCGATGGACTGGTGGCCGCGCGGTTCCTCCTCGAAGGCGGCGCGCGAGTCTCAGTGACGCTGGTGGGAGACCCCGCGAAGCTGACGCCGGAGGCCCGGCGCAACCTGGAGGCGCTGAAGGGCTTTGGTGGGACGTCCCGCACGCTGGAGTCGCTGGAGGCGCCCGGGGCGGGGGACGTGGTGGTGGACGCGCTGTTCGGCACGGGGCTGAGCCGCGCTCCGGCGGGCGCGTTCGCGGAGGCCATCTCCGCCATCCATCGCTGGCGGCAGGCGGGCGCCAAGGTGGTGGCCGCGGACGTGCCCTCCGGACTCCAGAGCGACACGGGCGAGGCGTTCTCGCCCTGTGTCGAGGCGGATGCCACGGTGGCCTTCGGCTTCCTCAAGCCAGGGCAGGTGCTGGAGCCGGGCGCATCCTTGTGTGGCCGCGTGCGGCGGGTGGACATCGGCATGGGGGGCGCGTCGGCCCGCGAGGTGTCCGGCCCCGCGCTCTTCGTGGTGGAGGAGTCGGACGCACGCGCCACGTTGCCGGTGCGCAAGCCGGACACACACAAGGGCACGTACGGCCATGTCCTCGTCGTGGCTGGCGGCCGGGGCAAGACGGGCGCCGCGGCGCTGGTGGCGAAGGCCGCTCTTCGCACGGGCGCGGGGCTGGTCACCGTGGCCACGCGGGGCGATGCGCTGGAGGCCGTGCAGGCGCACTCGGCGGAGATCATGGGCATCCCCTTGGAGGCCGCGGGTCCGCTGGGAATGGGGGACCTGGAGGCCCTGCTGACCGCCGCCGAGGGCAAGGACGCGCTGGTCATGGGGCCGGGCATCCCCCGAGGCCCTGGGACGGGGACCCTCATCGGCGAGCTGCTCTCGCGCTTGGAGATTCCCGCCGTCCTGGATGCGGATGCGCTCAACGCCGTGGCGGATGACCTGTCCGTGCTTCGCCGCGCGAAGGCCCCCGTCGTGCTCACGCCGCACCCCGGAGAGATGGCGCGGCTGACGGGCAAGTCGACCCGGGAGGTCCAGGCCCATCGGATGGAGGTGGTGGGTCGAATGGCCTCGGAGACGGGGGCGACGGTGGTGCTCAAGGGCGACCGGACGCTGACGGCGCACCCGGATGGCCGCGTGTTCATCAACACCACGGGCAACCCGGGCATGGCCACGGGGGGCTCCGGTGACGTGTTGTCCGGTGTCTGCGGCGCGATGCTGGCGCAGGGCTTCCCCGTGCCGGATGCCGTGTGGACGGCCGTGTTCGCGCATGGGCTCGCGGGAGACCTGGCCGCGGCCCGGCGAGGACAACTGGGTCTGGTGGCGGGGGACCTCATCGAACAGGGCCTCTGCGAGCTGTGGGTGAGGTGGGGACGATGA
- a CDS encoding pyridoxine 5'-phosphate synthase, with protein MGQRLGVNVDHVATLRQARRTTYPDPVTAAALAELAGAQQITIHLREDRRHIQDRDLRILRETTQTLLNLEMAATTEMVKIAYEHKPDVVTLVPERREELTTEGGLDVAGQREHVAKIIKNLKDGEISVSLFIDPDLDQVRAAHKVNADRIELHTGRYCEARNEKERARELARIVDAAKAGTKLGLGVAAGHGLNYDNVQPIARISEIDELNIGHSIVARAVLVGFDRAVREMLDLMRNPG; from the coding sequence ATGGGACAGCGACTGGGTGTCAACGTGGACCATGTGGCGACGCTGCGTCAGGCGCGGCGGACCACGTATCCGGATCCGGTGACGGCCGCGGCCCTGGCGGAGCTGGCCGGCGCGCAGCAAATCACCATTCACCTGCGCGAGGACCGGCGCCACATCCAGGACCGCGACCTGCGCATCCTGCGTGAGACGACGCAGACGCTGCTGAATCTCGAGATGGCGGCCACCACGGAGATGGTGAAGATCGCCTACGAGCACAAGCCGGACGTGGTGACGCTGGTGCCCGAGCGCCGCGAGGAGCTCACCACCGAGGGCGGCCTGGACGTCGCGGGCCAGCGCGAGCACGTCGCGAAAATCATCAAGAACCTCAAGGACGGCGAAATCTCCGTCTCGCTGTTCATCGACCCGGACCTGGACCAGGTGCGCGCGGCGCACAAGGTGAACGCGGACCGAATCGAGCTGCACACGGGGCGCTACTGCGAGGCGCGCAACGAGAAGGAGCGCGCGCGGGAGCTGGCCCGTATCGTCGACGCGGCGAAGGCGGGCACCAAGCTGGGGCTGGGCGTGGCCGCGGGCCACGGGCTCAACTACGACAACGTGCAGCCCATCGCGCGCATCTCCGAAATCGACGAGCTCAACATCGGCCACTCCATCGTCGCTCGCGCGGTGCTGGTGGGGTTCGACCGGGCCGTGCGGGAGATGCTCGACCTGATGCGCAACCCGGGATAG
- the tilS gene encoding tRNA lysidine(34) synthetase TilS, with translation MDAYARLGLEGRSVLCAVSGGADSVALLVGTACVRERLGLRVEVATVDHGLRPEASLETRSVVELAARLGLPCHVRELTLRPGPGLEARARQARYAALESVRQERGLAVVATAHSATDQAETLLMRLARGASTRGVVGIQEARTGLVRPLLERTRVELVDFLAEQGVGYSTDAMNADPAFFRVRVRRDALPALSRAAGFPVEARLASFARLAAEDDALLTDLADAAWRRVRLEDGSLEAVAVRALEVPLRRRVLARLLAEHGVETDAATVERGMRAVEQGGSATVGRGSRLRATGGRVRCVAPGPVQAPRGGRELCLEGAGAQGVLEGTGWVFRVESHAPPAGMHGLALARDLCWPLTVRTRKPGDRVRTRAGQRRLQDVLVDLRVPAESRDSRPVVLDAEGTVVWLPGLWTPPSPVGSSEHYLWATPLGPSIQRTPSL, from the coding sequence ATGGACGCGTATGCGCGGCTGGGGCTCGAGGGCCGCTCTGTGCTGTGCGCCGTCTCTGGAGGCGCGGATTCGGTGGCGCTGCTCGTCGGCACGGCGTGCGTGCGTGAGCGGCTGGGGCTGCGCGTGGAGGTCGCCACGGTGGACCATGGCCTGCGTCCGGAGGCCTCCCTGGAGACGCGCTCGGTGGTGGAGTTGGCCGCGCGACTCGGCCTTCCATGTCATGTCCGGGAGCTGACACTGCGCCCGGGGCCTGGTCTGGAAGCGCGCGCGCGGCAGGCCCGGTACGCGGCGTTGGAGTCCGTGCGCCAGGAGCGAGGGCTGGCGGTGGTGGCGACGGCTCACTCGGCCACGGACCAGGCGGAGACGCTGCTGATGCGCCTGGCGCGCGGCGCGTCGACGCGAGGCGTGGTCGGAATCCAGGAGGCACGGACAGGACTCGTCCGCCCGCTGCTCGAGCGGACGCGCGTGGAGTTGGTCGACTTCCTCGCCGAACAGGGTGTCGGGTACTCAACGGATGCGATGAACGCGGACCCGGCGTTCTTCCGGGTCCGGGTCCGTAGGGACGCTTTGCCCGCGCTCAGCCGGGCGGCGGGCTTCCCGGTGGAGGCGCGGTTGGCGTCCTTCGCGCGGCTGGCCGCGGAGGATGATGCGCTGCTCACGGACCTGGCGGACGCGGCGTGGCGGCGCGTGCGGCTGGAGGATGGGAGCCTGGAGGCGGTGGCCGTGCGCGCGCTGGAGGTGCCGCTGCGCCGCAGGGTGCTCGCCCGATTGCTGGCCGAGCATGGCGTGGAGACAGACGCGGCGACGGTGGAGCGGGGGATGCGCGCGGTGGAGCAGGGCGGCTCGGCCACGGTGGGGCGCGGCTCGAGGCTGCGGGCCACGGGTGGGCGGGTCCGCTGTGTCGCGCCGGGCCCGGTGCAGGCGCCACGCGGAGGGAGGGAGCTGTGCCTGGAGGGCGCGGGAGCTCAGGGCGTGCTGGAGGGCACGGGGTGGGTCTTTCGCGTGGAGTCCCACGCGCCCCCGGCTGGGATGCACGGCCTGGCGTTGGCTCGGGACCTGTGCTGGCCGCTCACCGTGCGGACGCGCAAGCCAGGGGACCGGGTCCGCACCCGCGCGGGACAACGCCGGCTCCAGGATGTGTTGGTGGATCTTCGAGTGCCCGCGGAGTCGAGGGATTCGCGGCCGGTGGTGCTGGACGCCGAGGGCACGGTGGTGTGGCTTCCGGGACTGTGGACTCCCCCGTCGCCGGTGGGGTCATCCGAGCACTACTTGTGGGCGACACCCTTGGGTCCGAGCATTCAACGGACCCCTTCGTTATAG
- the tsaE gene encoding tRNA (adenosine(37)-N6)-threonylcarbamoyltransferase complex ATPase subunit type 1 TsaE — MTVGEHVTRALTLASPEETHRLGIRLGGLLEPGDFVGLIGDLGAGKTHLVRGVAEGAHVPRSEVASPTFAIVYPYSGRIPLYHADLYRLTGYDDLYATGFMDLVGGEGALLVEWLDRVPEAAPREHLRVTLAHAGGDARTLKAEAFGARAAALLTAWLP, encoded by the coding sequence ATGACCGTAGGGGAACACGTGACGCGGGCCCTGACGTTGGCCTCGCCCGAGGAGACACACCGGCTGGGCATCCGCCTGGGCGGGCTCCTGGAGCCGGGTGACTTCGTCGGGTTGATTGGGGACCTGGGCGCGGGCAAGACGCACCTGGTTCGCGGAGTCGCCGAGGGCGCGCATGTGCCCAGGTCCGAGGTGGCGAGCCCCACGTTCGCGATTGTGTACCCGTACTCGGGACGGATTCCGCTCTACCACGCGGACCTGTACCGCCTGACGGGCTACGACGACCTCTACGCCACGGGCTTCATGGACCTGGTGGGCGGAGAAGGCGCGTTGCTGGTGGAGTGGCTGGACCGGGTGCCGGAGGCGGCGCCTCGTGAGCACCTGCGCGTCACCCTGGCCCACGCGGGCGGAGACGCGCGCACGCTCAAGGCCGAGGCCTTTGGCGCGCGCGCCGCCGCGCTGCTGACGGCGTGGCTTCCCTGA
- the acpS gene encoding holo-ACP synthase: protein MGIRGLGLDICSISRIQRIMDGPRAEAFLNRVYTEAERALCGQRHDAASAYAARFAAKEALVKALGAPPGIRWKDMEVRRDNGAPYFALSGVALEVMEARGLEAFLALTHDADVAAATVVLQKKGE, encoded by the coding sequence ATGGGAATCCGCGGCCTGGGCCTGGACATCTGCTCCATCTCCCGCATCCAGCGCATCATGGATGGGCCTCGCGCCGAGGCATTCCTGAATCGCGTCTACACCGAGGCGGAGCGGGCCCTGTGTGGCCAGCGCCACGACGCCGCCAGCGCCTATGCCGCGCGCTTCGCGGCGAAGGAGGCGCTGGTGAAGGCCTTGGGCGCGCCGCCGGGCATCCGCTGGAAGGACATGGAGGTGCGCCGGGACAACGGCGCGCCGTACTTCGCGCTCTCCGGCGTGGCGTTGGAGGTGATGGAGGCGCGGGGCCTGGAGGCGTTCCTCGCGTTGACACACGACGCGGACGTGGCCGCCGCCACCGTGGTGCTTCAGAAGAAAGGGGAGTGA